The nucleotide window CATCGTCAATATCAATACTTGAATATCGCTCAGGAGCAATGAATGCACTATTGACCGTACTACCTTCAGGCAGCATCGAATAAACGTTAGTTAAAACATCTTGTGGGAGTGAATCCGCTATCGAATACGTATTATTAGGTTTACCTTTTGCCGAATAGTTTGACGCATCCGCCCCAGATTCATAGGTAAGATCCGCAGTGGTCAGCGCCATCGCAAAACACGGCATTAAACAACTGGGCAGTATGACTGAATTCCAATTTCTCATTATGTTCCCTCTTTCTGCTAGCCATAAACGTGTAAAGAGGAATGGAGCAAGTATAATGCCGAAAAATAAAATTATATTTAACAGGTAGTTATGATTGTAGGTTTAAATTTTCTCATTTTGAGAATGAAGTTGATGTGAAGCGGAGACATCCGAAATCACCGCGGCAAACTTCAGCAAATCAGGCACAAAAAAGGCTGGTAATGACAGAGCCATGGCCAACCTTTGCGGATTCGTTATAGCTACTTTCTTTGACTACTCAATACGAGTAATGAACCCATACTTGTCAGAATCGGCCTTAGTCACCCAGTGCTCACCGGAAGCGGGGGCAGAATCTAAAGTGAATATATAGAAGTCGATCCCTTTGTCTCCCATGACCTTTTTAAAGTAGGTCGCTTGCTTGCGATGGCTTTCGTCAGTGTATGGGAAATCTTTGGCTGTTTTATCATCCTCAGCCCAACTGTGCACACCAACCTGTTTATTAAGCTCAATGGCTTTGGTGGTATCTGCTCGTTGCAAAACCCGTGGGTTACCCGCAGCGAACAAATCCGTGCCGCCAGAGAACACCGAACCCGCAGGTGTTACGATCGTCGTCATGTTGTTACTGTGGATCATGCGCCCGGTGTACATATTAATATCGTCGTCAGCGCTGCCACCAATATGGTTGTTAAACTTCAATGTCATTTCGCTGCCTTGATACAATTTCACGATATCAAATAGCTGAGAATAGGTGGATGCACCTAAAGTCGATTGAACTCGCTCAACAGCGCCAGTCTCGTTGAGCACATCACGGTAAAAAGCATTAAAAGCAAACGAAGTGGTGATGGTGACTTTGTTACCATTTTTGGTCTTACTCAGAATCGTCGAACCCAAGCTCGTCACGTATTGCGACAACTCATTTTGGTACTCAAGTTCAACTGCTTTTGCACTGTTCGCTTTTGTTTGAATTAACGTGGTCTCATTAGAAACAGAGCGTAGCGCGGCGCTGCACTCAAACACGTCCAAACCCTTGCTCTCTGTGTAGATACCGCAACTATCAAGCCCTGCATCAGGAAAATACAGGTCAACACTTTGACCTAAACGGCTCGCAAGCCTAACTACTTTTTGCTTATCACTGATGTCTTCAGCAAATTGAATTTGGTCATACTGCACACCGTCATAGGTCAGTTTCATAGACTCTTGAAGCTCTTCTCGTTCTTGGTACAACTTGCCTAATTTCAC belongs to Vibrio cyclitrophicus and includes:
- a CDS encoding alpha/beta hydrolase codes for the protein MNNYRKTLLALPLIILAGCNSSSNSGSSSGNAATKAQVKPKADYVFSSVKLGKLYQEREELQESMKLTYDGVQYDQIQFAEDISDKQKVVRLASRLGQSVDLYFPDAGLDSCGIYTESKGLDVFECSAALRSVSNETTLIQTKANSAKAVELEYQNELSQYVTSLGSTILSKTKNGNKVTITTSFAFNAFYRDVLNETGAVERVQSTLGASTYSQLFDIVKLYQGSEMTLKFNNHIGGSADDDINMYTGRMIHSNNMTTIVTPAGSVFSGGTDLFAAGNPRVLQRADTTKAIELNKQVGVHSWAEDDKTAKDFPYTDESHRKQATYFKKVMGDKGIDFYIFTLDSAPASGEHWVTKADSDKYGFITRIE